One region of Rhizoctonia solani chromosome 9, complete sequence genomic DNA includes:
- a CDS encoding OPT oligopeptide transporter protein, with protein sequence MSPVREGSSGSGMGDGMLIAEYQMASRDWHGPYAKVPCIYLASPYPLLERPARGFLALITAPADVFEKVSYRIGVRNDSSDGYAAWHFKVCGRTPWKCTQCQAMDVPDTCAKNPGVVNVDQMVWQSPVATFIIESLLTVLGNKYRPLALDDLGKARIADQIGTEALRAHAAGTTWSEHTALADSGLILAPYGLPLSPPAPSRLSAAVAHPSPPAMADITQEKTLKRSGSSFDQKDPEIGHKVDPVSDEVVADVAGARFDDPNLDRTHLGDLEEDSPYPEVRSAVANTDDPDMPVNTIRAWFLGIIWAILLPGLNQFFFFRYPSVTIGNLVAQLISFPMGRFLAWALPRRRIFGLDLNPGPFSIKEHVLITVMATVGAGSAYATDIVAVQRVYYGQTWNFSYQWMVVMSTQLIGFSIGGVARRFLVAPPSMIWPANLVYCALFNTLHQQQYAGAGSRGGISRERFFVYVFIGGFFWYFLPGYLFTALSYFSWVCWIAPNNVKVNQMFGVIHGMGMSLFTFDWSQIAYIGSPLATPWWAEANVMAGFFFFFWFLTPVLYYTNTWYAQYMTISGRTSYDNQKKAYDVNRILNPDATLNMEAYKAYSPLFLSTTFALSYGLSFASITSTIMHAILYFRKQIWTQARRSLHEQPDIHARLMSRYKQVPEWWYALIFIPSLIFGIVSIEVWPTQMPVWAFFLALIIAFVYIIPIGMIQAITNQQVGLNVITELIIGYALPGRPIAMMMFKTWGYITMAQALQFTSDFKLGHYMKVPPRPMFLAQIVATVIAGTVQLGVQAWMFTNIPGMCTEDQPDGFICPSTEVFGTASIIWGVIGPALQFSKGQIYYGLSFFFLIGAICPVIAWSITRKWPNSFFKYVNFPVIFNGTGLIPPASAINFVPWAIVGFIFQYVIRRRHFQWWVKYNYVLSAALDSGVAISIVIIFFCLQYPKNGTIGENNVLTWWGNTVYTETADAKGSPLRVLAPGETFGPSSW encoded by the exons ATGTCTCCTGTACGTGAAGGAAGCTCAGGCAGTGGCATGGGCGATGGTATGTTAATTGCTGAATATCAGATGGCTTCGCGTGACTGGCATGGACCATATGCCAAGGTACCATGTATCTACTTGGCATCACCGTATCCATTGTTAGAACGCCCAGCTCGCGGATTTTTGGCACTCATCACCGCCCCCGCAGATGTGTTCGAGAAGGTTTCTTATCGTATAGGAGTACGCAACGACAGCAGCGATGGATACGCAGCTTGGCACTTCAAAGTATGCGGGAGAACTCCATGGAAGTGCACACAATGTCAAGCGATGGACGTCCCTGATACATGCGCAAAGAACCCGGGGGTGGTGAATGTTGATCAAATGGTC TGGCAGTCGCCCGTGGCCACATTCATCATCGAAAGCTTGCTCACA GTTCTCGGTAACAAATATAGACCCTTGGCATTGGATGATCTGGGCAAAGCAAGAATAGCGGACCAAATCGGGACAGAAGCATTGCGAGCACATGCTGCGGGAACGACCTGGAGTGAGCATACGGCGCTGGCTGATAGCGG CCTCATCCTCGCTCCTTACGGCCTGCCTCTATCCCCCCCTGCTCCCTCACGGTTGAGCGCTGCAGTAGCCCATCCCTCCCCTCCCGCCATGGCTGATATTACTCAAGAGAAGACTCTGAAGCGCTCCGGCTCCTCCTTCGACCAGAAGGACCCGGAGATCGGCCACAAGGTTGACCCCGTCAGTG ATGAGGTTGTTGCCGACGTTGCCGGAGCTCGCTTCGATGACCCCAACCTTGACCGCACTCACCTTGGCGACCTTGAAGAGGACTCTCCTTACCCGGAAGTCCGCTCTGCCGTCGCCAACACCGATGACCCAGATATGCCCGTCAATACGATCCG TGCTTGGTTCCTCGGCATTATCTGGGCTATCCTCCTCCCCGGTCTGAATcagttcttcttcttccgtTACCCCTCCGTCACCATCGGCAACCTCGTAGCCCAGCTCATCTCGTTCCCCATGGGCCGCTTCTTGGCTTGggctcttcctcgtcgtcgTATCTTCGGTCTCGACCTCAACCCTGGGCCATTCTCGATTAAGGAACACGTTCTAATTACAGTCATGGCCACCGTCGGCGCCGGCTCTGCGTACGCGACTGATATTGTTGCCGTACAACGTGTGTATTACGGACAAACTTGGAACTTCAGCTACCAATGGATGGTAGTCATGAGTACTCAGCTCATCGGCTTCTCGATTGGCGGTGTCGCCCGTCGTTTCCTCGTTGCTCCTCCTTCCATGATCTGGCCTGCCAACCTCGTCTACTGCGCACTCTTCAACACCCTCCACCAACAGCAATACGCTGGTGCTGGTTCCCGCGGAGGTATTAGCCGCGAGCGCTTCTTCGTTTACGTCTTTATTGGCGGCTTCTTCTGGTACTTCCTCCCCGGATACCTCTTCACTGCCCTCTCCTACTTCTCGTGGGTGTGCTGGATCGCTCCGAACAATGTCAAGGTCAATCAGATGTTCGGTGTCATCCACGGTATGGGTATGTCCCTCTTCACGTTTGACTGGTCGCAAATTGCCTACATCGGCTCTCCTCTCGCGACCCCGTGGTGGGCTGAGGCCAACGTCATGGctggcttcttcttcttcttctggttcctcaCTCCTGTCCTGTACTACACCAACACCTGGTACGCTCAGTACATGACCATCTCGGGCCGTACCTCGTACGACAACCAGAAGAAGGCCTACGATGTCAACCGTATCCTCAATCCGGACGCTACTCTCAACATGGAGGCATACAAGGCTTATTCTCCTCTGTTCCTCTCCACGACCTTTGCCCTCTCCTACGGTCTCTCGTTCGCCAGTATCACCTCGACCATCATGCACGCTATCCTCTACTTCCGCAAGCAGATTTGGACCCAAGCCCGTCGTTCGTTGCACGAGCAGCCCGATATCCATGCCCGCTTGATGAGCCGCTACAAGCAGGTCCCCGAGTGGTGGTATGCCCTTATCTTCATCCCCTCGCTCATCTTTGGTATCGTCTCGATCGAGGTTTGGCCCACTCAAATGCCGGTTTGGGCGTTCTTCTTGGCTTTGATCATTGCGTTTGTGTACATCATCCCGATCGGCATGATTCAGGCCATCACGAACCAACAAGTCGGTCTGAATGTCATCACCGAGCTCATCATCGGCTATGCCCTTCCCGGTCGTCCGATCGCCATGATGATGTTCAAGACCTGGGGTTACATTACCATGGCCCAGGCTCTCCAGTTCACCTCCGATTTTAAGCTCGGCCACTACATGAAGGTTCCTCCTCGTCCGATGTTCCTCGCTCAGATCGTCGCTACCGTCATTGCTGGCACTGTCCAGCTTGGTGTACAGGCCTGGATGTTCACCAACATTCCCGGAATGTGTACCGAAGACCAACCCGATGGCTTCATCTGCCCTTCGACCGAAGTGTTCGGTACTGCCTCGATCATCTGGGGTGTCATCGGTCCCGCGCTCCAATTCTCCAAGGGCCAGATCTACTACGGCTTGtcgttcttcttcctcatcggTGCCATCTGCCCTGTTATTGCCTGGTCGATCACCCGCAAGTGGCCCAACTCGTTCTTCAAGTACGTCAACTTCCCGGTCATCTTCAACGGAACCGGCTTGATTCCCCCGGCGAGTGCGATCAACTTTGTCCCCTGGGCGATTGTTGGGTTCATCTTCCAGTACGTCATTAGGAGGAGACACTTCCAGTGGTGGGTCAAGTACAACT ACGTCTTGTCCGCTGCACTCGACTCTGGAGTCGCCATCTCCATTGTTATCATCTTCTTCTGCTTGCAATACCCCAAGAACGGTACCATCGGCGAGAACAACGTCCTCACCTGGTGGGGTAACACCGTTTACACCGAAACCGCCGACGCCAAGGGTTCGCCTTTGCGCGTTCTTGCTCCTGGCGAGACGTTTGGTCCTTCCTCCTGGTAA